In Rhodospirillales bacterium RIFCSPLOWO2_02_FULL_58_16, a genomic segment contains:
- a CDS encoding ATPase, protein MDDLLTEFLTETTESLAVIDAELVKFEQNPNDKAILSNIFRLVHTIKGTCGFLGLPRLEKVAHAGEDVLGLYRDGKLKVTPESVTVILKCIDRIKALLEKLEASGEEQEGEDSELISELRGLIGGASTPKPVPLGAAPVFSAPGIAVNATGAPVAAELLAEVEAAMAAGAKAASDEQIAAENAAKLAAEKGELPAPVDEKSVATAEAKVPAAPKKTAPPAEKKDGESKESAIAAQSIRVNVDLLENLMTLVSELVLTRNQLLQMVRGHDDSEFHVPLQRLSHITSDLQEGVMKTRMQPIGNAWAKLPRIVRDLSVETHKKIDLQMIGQETELDRQVLELIKDPLTHMVRNSADHGLETPPDRTAAGKLEMGKIVLEAFHEGGHIIIRIADDGRGLNMGRIKAKVIENGLAGESELEAMTDEQIQQFILRPGFSTAAKITSVSGRGVGMDVVKTNIEKIGGTIEFKSVEGKGSTFTIKIPLTLAIVSALVVACGNERFAIPQISVLELVRTSAHSDNTIEMINDSPVLRLRNRLLPLVSLQNLLKLGDRKDATREELFIVVTQVGSYTFGVIVDRVFDTEEIVVKPVSPILREIPFYSGNTILGDGSVIMILDPNGIAAASGQGAGGDAASSEPVAIEHGDEKTSMLIFSAGGKELRAVPLALVARLEEIDMASTEVSHNQIVVQYRDHLMPLIPFNTAHQWKKDGRQPILVFTDRKHSMGLVVDTIVDIVEERLNIELASNMPGIIGSAIINGKATDVIDAGFFLTQAFSDWFGAEESKNPAGKDNHSKRVLLVDDSPFFRNLLAPLLSVAGYKVTTSESAQLALKLLEGGAAYDVIISDIEMPGMNGFEFAETVRADARWKNVPMIALSSHATEQDFERGRKVGFNDYVAKFDREALVGTLAGTVLAATS, encoded by the coding sequence ATGGATGACCTGTTAACTGAATTCCTTACGGAAACTACCGAAAGTCTGGCCGTCATTGACGCCGAGCTTGTCAAGTTCGAGCAAAATCCCAACGACAAGGCGATTCTTTCCAATATTTTCCGCCTGGTGCATACCATCAAAGGCACCTGCGGGTTCCTCGGTCTGCCGCGCCTGGAAAAGGTCGCTCACGCCGGAGAGGACGTGCTTGGCCTGTACCGTGACGGAAAACTTAAAGTAACTCCCGAGTCGGTAACGGTTATCCTTAAATGCATCGACAGAATTAAGGCGCTTCTGGAAAAGCTTGAAGCCTCCGGCGAGGAACAGGAAGGCGAAGACAGCGAGCTGATCAGCGAATTAAGGGGCCTGATCGGCGGCGCCTCGACGCCCAAGCCCGTGCCGTTGGGAGCGGCCCCCGTATTCAGCGCTCCCGGCATTGCGGTAAACGCCACCGGCGCTCCCGTAGCGGCCGAACTGCTGGCCGAAGTCGAAGCCGCCATGGCCGCCGGCGCCAAAGCGGCAAGCGATGAGCAAATCGCCGCCGAGAATGCCGCCAAGCTCGCCGCCGAGAAAGGCGAATTGCCCGCCCCCGTCGATGAAAAGTCCGTGGCGACGGCAGAGGCAAAGGTTCCGGCGGCGCCGAAAAAGACGGCTCCTCCCGCCGAGAAGAAGGACGGCGAATCCAAGGAATCCGCCATTGCCGCCCAGTCTATCCGCGTCAACGTCGATCTGCTTGAGAACCTGATGACTCTGGTCAGCGAATTGGTGCTGACCCGCAACCAGCTTTTGCAGATGGTGCGCGGTCACGACGACAGTGAATTTCATGTGCCGTTGCAGCGCTTGAGCCATATCACCAGCGATCTTCAGGAAGGGGTGATGAAAACGCGCATGCAGCCTATCGGCAACGCCTGGGCCAAGCTGCCGCGCATCGTGCGCGATCTTTCGGTTGAAACCCACAAGAAGATCGACCTTCAGATGATCGGCCAGGAGACCGAACTTGACCGGCAGGTTCTGGAATTAATCAAGGACCCGCTTACCCATATGGTTCGCAATTCCGCCGATCACGGATTGGAAACTCCGCCCGACCGCACGGCGGCGGGCAAGCTCGAAATGGGCAAGATCGTTCTCGAAGCCTTCCATGAAGGCGGTCATATTATTATTCGCATCGCCGATGACGGACGCGGCCTCAATATGGGCAGGATCAAAGCCAAAGTTATCGAGAACGGGCTGGCCGGCGAGTCCGAACTGGAGGCGATGACCGATGAACAAATCCAGCAATTCATCCTTCGGCCCGGCTTCTCCACCGCAGCGAAAATCACCAGCGTCTCCGGTCGCGGCGTCGGCATGGATGTGGTAAAGACAAACATTGAAAAAATCGGCGGCACCATCGAATTCAAGTCGGTGGAAGGAAAAGGTTCAACCTTTACTATCAAGATTCCTCTGACTCTGGCTATCGTCTCGGCCCTGGTCGTCGCCTGCGGCAACGAACGCTTCGCCATTCCTCAAATCAGCGTTCTGGAGTTGGTGCGCACGTCCGCCCATTCCGATAACACTATTGAGATGATTAATGACTCTCCCGTGTTGCGGTTGCGCAACAGACTGTTGCCGCTGGTGTCCCTGCAAAATCTTCTGAAGCTTGGCGACAGGAAAGATGCGACCCGGGAAGAACTCTTTATTGTGGTTACCCAGGTCGGCAGTTATACATTCGGCGTCATTGTTGATCGGGTTTTTGACACTGAAGAAATCGTGGTCAAGCCGGTTTCGCCGATCTTGCGGGAAATTCCTTTTTATTCGGGCAACACCATCCTCGGCGACGGCAGCGTTATCATGATTCTTGATCCTAACGGCATTGCCGCCGCTTCCGGCCAAGGCGCCGGCGGCGATGCGGCATCCTCGGAACCTGTCGCCATCGAGCATGGCGATGAGAAAACCTCCATGCTCATTTTCAGCGCCGGCGGAAAAGAGCTGAGGGCGGTGCCGCTGGCTCTTGTGGCAAGGCTGGAGGAAATCGACATGGCGTCCACGGAGGTTTCTCATAACCAGATCGTGGTCCAATACCGTGATCACCTGATGCCGCTGATCCCCTTCAACACGGCTCACCAGTGGAAAAAAGACGGCCGGCAACCGATTTTGGTCTTCACTGATCGCAAGCATTCCATGGGGCTGGTGGTTGATACTATCGTTGACATTGTCGAGGAGCGCCTCAATATCGAGTTGGCCTCGAATATGCCCGGCATTATCGGCAGCGCCATTATCAACGGCAAGGCTACCGACGTTATCGACGCCGGTTTCTTCCTGACCCAGGCTTTCTCCGATTGGTTCGGCGCCGAGGAATCAAAAAACCCCGCCGGCAAAGACAATCACAGCAAGCGTGTGCTGCTGGTGGATGACAGTCCGTTTTTCCGTAATCTCCTGGCGCCGCTCCTGTCGGTTGCCGGATACAAGGTGACAACCTCCGAGAGCGCCCAGCTTGCGCTCAAGTTGCTTGAGGGAGGCGCCGCCTACGACGTCATTATCAGCGATATCGAAATGCCCGGGATGAACGGATTTGAATTCGCCGAGACGGTGCGCGCCGACGCCAGATGGAAAAACGTGCCGATGATCGCTCTTTCCTCGCACGCGACCGAGCAGGATTTTGAGCGGGGCCGCAAGGTCGGCTTTAATGACTATGTCGCCAAATTCGACCGCGAGGCTTTGGTCGGCACGCTTGCCGGCACCGTGCTTGCGGCAACATCGTAA